The genomic stretch GACTTGCGTAACAACTCTGCTTGGAGCCACCggtttttcttgaagttctcaCAGGACAAGGAAATCAATAAACAGGTCTTTGAGGCAGAGTCGGAGTTTGTCCAAGCTATGATTGCAGATTCCCCTCAGAACCCTTCCACTTGGAACTATCTTACAGGAATgtacaacaagtacaaACAGTCCTTGTCTGAGTTGGAGGAGTTCTGCTTGAAATTCGTACAGTTTGTGGATGGTCAAGTCCAGGCGGTTGAGAGCTCCTATGCTTTGGAGGTGTTAGCCAAAATATACGAGGTGAACAAGACCGATACTTCGGTTGCGTTGTACGACGCTTTGGCATTGAAATACGACCCCATCCGTGTCAACTATTGGAATTACCAGAAAAGAAACTTGCCTGTTGCACAGAACTGAATGGAGTAATTTTTGGGGAAGTTGGAAAGGGTCCTCCTGCGGAAACTAATTTTGGACATCGCTAGCCATCTCTGGATATCTTGACTTTTCCATGGATAGAAGTTTGTGTTTGTAGGGCGACGAGCAGCAGCAGGAGGAGAACTCTATCTTGACAACATCAAATGCCCAAATTCCCAAATGCCCAAACTTAGAGCATTAATGTGAGAATTCCACATCCTAAATCTAAATGTTGGGGCAAGCACTATCTCGCCAATATCGGACTTAAAATAACGAATGAAACGACCCCCGAAGGCTCAAAGAACACTTTATATCACATTTTCATATAATTTCATATTGCACAGCTATTATTGCATTCTAtgtacttttcttcaagcttGTAGTAGCACTCAGACACATTCTACATGTATTCTAAGATTGTACATGTGTTTAGATTGCATACTCATGTCCCGCAAGGCGGTCGTGGCGATCATGGCGAACATGGTGATTCTACACCGATCGCTAGGTGAATTTGATCCCTACTGACATCGGCATGATAGAATCAAACGCAAGTTGCGGCCCAAAGAATGGCACCAGAGGCATGGAAACTCCGCTTGACAGAGCAGAATGGAGGTTGCGCTGGAATATGGCCTGATAAAGCTGGTCGTGGCGACAACAGCAAGAATTCCAGGACTGCTACAGCTGGCAGCTACGTGTCCACCTTTTCATATCTGCGATGCaacatctacaagttcTTTACAATCTAACCGTTACTCTTTAATCAGAATTCGCATCAGTTTTGCTTCTCAACTCTGCAATTAAATTAATTCACCACTTTTGGACCACGGACCGTGCCTGGATTACACATCAATTCCGATTGTGTATTATCAAGTGCATTATCTGGCACTAACCATgtagagaaagaataacTCGCCTCATCCTTGTACTTAAACAGCTTCAGGGTGAATCGGTACATATTTTGGCGACTGAGTGAGTCCCGGAATGGGGTTGAAGGCTGGTCGATATTGTATGGAAGCATCACGTGCCCACCATTTCCGACCTCATGCCTCTAGCCAACCTGCAAAATGCGACAAGTTAAGGGTGAACAGAAACTCGAAATTCATGTCTCCCCTGGGCGCTACAGCCTACAATGTAATTATACTGTAGGTTACCACCTTCCCACTCGGGTATCTTTTGCAGCTGCACAAGAAATGCTTGTTAATAACATACAGCATACAGCAAAATGCATACTGCCAACATAGCACATGGTGCAGATACTCTGCTCTGTCTGCTGCGAATGGTGCCGGCGTCAGCTGTGGAGAGTGTCGTAGCTGCGACATTGTCTGCAGCGCGGTTGCCATCGTTGTCGACGGCTGTGGTTGACGCAGACACAGTCACCCTAGTGAAAGTTGGCAACTCCAACCGCTGTCCCTATGGCGACAGTAAATAAATGCCAATCTACAGTACGGAGGCCGTTGGAAAAAGAGCTTTCACTGTCTGATAAGGCGAGTCGGACAATAATACTGTCCAAGCGTTAATAATATCATGGGATAAACACATTTGCTCTGAAAAgggaaatttttcaagacGGTTGAATGGTGTATATAGAATGTCGTCTGGTTCAGACAGCCAAAGCAGTGGCTACAAGTGGAGAGAACTAAATGTCTTTTATGTCTGAACTCACCTGCTGGCGCTGTCTATCCTAGTCTAATTGCTGGCAGAGCTAGACTATTTCACTTACTACATCACAACTTCCTGGACAGGCAACTATTTTACATTCACTCGGAACGTTCCGACATGCACGTGACGCATGTCAGATCCAAGCTACTCTAATTGGACTACTGCTTTATTACTTACACATTTAGTAATTTTTAGAGTATTAATGTGTACTATGTGTGATTGGCACTGTTGTATGTACTACTAGTATGCATGCTGTGAAAATTGTAGGTAGGTAACCAGTAAGTTAGTAATTGCTCATGTTAGGAGCCCGCGCTGAAGGCGACAGTATTTTTTCTGACTAGAAGCATTCTATTGGCCGAAATCGGCATTCGTTGGGAAAACGACCGTATTATGTGCCATCGATGCATTCCAAAAACCTAATCTGCACCTAGGCTAGCTTTTCGGCATGTCGTCCCAGAAAATATTGACTGCAACCTGCAAAGCTTTACACTCAATGTGCAAAAGGCGACAAGGGGcccagaattgaaaatcGAGAAGGACTGAACTTTGCCCAAAACCGACTGATAAATTGTGGAACGCACGTGACTCAAAGAACCGGTCGACTGGCCAGACGGTGCAAGTTTGGAACTTGAGCCAGAGTTAGACAATAGTCTATTTCATATGTTGGCTTGATAGGATCGAAGTAACAATGGCCTCATTATAAGcccataccgcaagacgtggTAGACAATGAAAACATGTAGACTACGTAGAGCAGTATGGGGATTTGGCGGATTCGGACCTCAGAGATGGCCATTAGTGCAATTTAGATAAATGTCTGTACCGTTGGGGAGTTTGTGTTACTTTAAATGGCATTTGGCCAATCTGAAGTGTCTGAATTGCGATTTGCTTGAATTGTCTGCCCAGAAAGCCCTGAAGGCTACAGGTGACCAATCAGACAAGGCATTTGATTCTTGATGGCCGTCCGCAAAGAGATTGGCTTGTTACAATTCCCGTGGATTGCAAGTTTCAGACACAGATCGTAAAAGTTGATTCCCCGATGCAGTTCGCACTTGAGTCAGCTCCAAATCAgacaatttttcagccattCAAATATGATTAACTTTGGAAAGCATCCAGAATGGCCGGAGATGAGCGCTCAGGACTGGGGGGTTTCATGTCCAAATTCATTGTCGATCACAGAGGGAGCGTTTGGGCCTTCTGTTTTCACGGTTCCGCTTGCAAATGCACAATTGGGCTAGTCCGTGCAAGTTTTCTGTTGCGCTCGTGCGACCGTTAAAAGCGTTGCAGAAGAAAGGCAACAGGACCTGGTTACGGTCGGATTGACCAAGTTCCGGTGCCATACTGGTGGAGAGATGCAAACTGGCGATGTGAAAGTGCTACGGTAGCGTCTTCGTGTCCATCCTAGTGCTGGGTTCCATTCAGGCTACCATTCAGGCTACCATTCAGGCAATGGGAGTCTCATTCTGAGTCGCCTTAAATGACATTCCAAGCTCTCGGAAAATTTATGACATTTTAATGAATGACATTTGAACAAGACATATGCCAATATTTCACAGCCCCACAGACAGTGTGTAACTACAAACTAGAGTTTGCGCCAAGTGAATCATTGGGCTATGGAAAGTCACGTTACACATTCAAGTTAAGCTTACGGCTGCAGTTTCATTTTCGCTTGCACGGAGTGTAATCCTCTGTGCTGGCCAACGAGACCAGTCCAACAGCTGAAGCGACGGACTAGTTTTGCAGATCAGCGTGGCCAGACTCCGTTCTAGAATTCCAGGAGCCATAGCTCCACTTTGCACCCAAATTCTCAGATTGCGGACTTGCTTATGGTCAAGAAGTGTAACAATGCAAAGAAACAAATCCACAATAGACACgaaaaaatagaaccaACAACCAATCGGTAGGTAAACAGAGAAGACAAACAATCTGCCATAAATCCGGGCTGATCGATAACCATCTGCCTCCAATAGGTTCACAGCCAATTCAAAATGGTGCAATTCACATTCCATAGCGACCCCAGAAGCAATTTTCCAGCGAGCGGACTTCATATATGGATCAACACCACTAacaaaattgaacaatgtAGACACACAGCTCGGTGTAACCACAACTGAAGATTACAATTCCCTGCTTAACACCGCTTGGTGCTGACACCGTAGCCTGCCAATGGGTGTCCAGGAAGGGATCACTGTGCCTGTGCTCCTCCTGTTCCCCCCCAGCGCTCATTCTCTATCTCTCCCTGTTGTAGCGCCTCGGAAATTATCCAAAAATAAAAAGCCAAACCGGATTGCTTTTACATGTTGGACTCACGCAACCTCTTAATCTGCATATAGTAGCCAATTAAACATTATTATCGACAATATTTTTTCACGTGTGACATTGAATGCGCTAGTTCAGCGGCTATATTTTTTACGACTGGAAAAGTTTTTTCTGTGCTCTTCTCCTATTGAGCAGCCGCGACATTTCCTCACCATTTAGCCCTTCTAGCCCAGTAGTACCAAACCTTGCAGTGCTACGGCGCCTTTCCTGTCGTTGCATAGGGGCTGGAATAGGAGACCAGCTTGCCACCTCTTTCGAGTTAACCCCTCCGCGCACCTCGGCCAGCGACGTCGGCATTTGCGAGCATGTCGCTGGATTGTCCAGGTTGCTCGCTCATTCCAGAAACGACAGAAAAAGCACCCAATTGGTCGGTTCCTCCGCAGAAAAGACTCCGACATTCACACCAAAGGCTCCCGCAATCTGATTGTCTTGCTGCCCATTAGACCACTGCTATCACCCAACAACCGGACGCTCGTATCTCTAGAACCACATACCTGTCAGCGTGCGCACACCGAAAAACTTTTTTTCTTGTGAAGGAACAGCCATTTCTGCTgacattttttttttcgtTTCTGGCGGGCAGTGTGCAGGCGGCGACTCCCATTATTAGGGCCCAAATCCTCTAGCTTTTATATACTAGCGACATCATCCTGATTCCAGATTCCTTTTTCACCAATTCGCCTAGCATAGAATTATCGCCATCTGGATaactcttttctttgctttGGGATTCCAGTCCTTTTCATTCTCACATTTCGTATACAGCAGCAATCTGGGCGCAGTTCACTTTTCACCAATCCAGCCAATCCTTAGATCCACTACTGTACCATTACTGTATACTCGCTACTGctaaatttttcagttcaTAGTAAAAGTTTCACTTTCTAGACTTCATCCACCAGACTTCCTTGACTTTGTTGTCACCCTATCCTTCCGCTATGAATGACTACGGCGGTCTAGGCATCGTTCTCGAAGAGAAGGAGTCGGCTGCCGACTTCCGGTCGTTGCACAGAACGTCCGGCTCCATCCACAGCAATAATAGTAGTAAAAGCACCAAGAGCAATAACCCCAATGCTGCCAGCAACGCCAGCACCACAAATAACAACAGTAACACCAGTAGCACCAACGGcaacaccagcaacagTAATATGAGCAATATTGCTTCTGCAAATGCTGCCAACctcaacaatctcaataTTACCAGTATTAGTTCTATCTATGGCTCGCCCTCTTCGGACAAGAACACCATACGATCTGACTCtattgaagctgaagttcttcttcctcctcttccAGACGAAGACGCTCCTGATCTTGTGACCAACGAGACACGGTCACTTGCGACGAACGAGGACGCAGACTCGGACTCTGCTGCTTCCAGCTACCATACCAAGAACCACAGTATTAGTCAGATTCAGAGCCATAACCAAAACCAGATACAAAACCAAACCCAGAGTCATAACCAGATTCTGGCTCAAAACTCGGAATCTTCAATCATCTACAACGACCACTACTCTGAATTCTTTCAACATGACCAGTCGTTTTCCAACTACGCCTTGGACTCGCCAAGTCTCGTCATCGACTCAAACTTCCAGCTCTTTCCCTCTTTGTCGTCTCAGAACTCGGTTAACCAGAGCCAGGCTTCGCATGCTGCTGCAAGTTCTGCTAACACTACGGCTGATTCAACTACTTCGGTGCCTACACACACGTCTCCCTTGAAGAGGCTAAAGAGTATCAAAAACGGAATCAGAAAGTTATCTTTATCTTCAAGTAAAGAGAACTCTTCTAATTCAACTAAACAGCATGACaaacaacaaaatcaacaacaattaAACAGACCTATTTTGAGTCCATTACAGGTCGATTTGGCTAGATCTATAGATCCAACTGCTACATCACATTCCATTCATCACCTGGCTACTGGATCGCATTCTTCTACGTCTTCATCGAACTCAAGTCTTTCTTCGgtattcaacaattcaacTCTTCCTTCTGTTGTTAGTGCTACACACAACGGAGTCACCAATAGCAGACCTCGTACGCTTTCCAACAGCGCTAGCTTGAACCCGATAACTCCTCCGTTGACTTCTCCGGTGATTACTATTTCGGAAAATTTATCAGCTACAAAAAAGACGTTGTCTAGTATCGATCAAAACTATATAGATTCGTTAAACACGAGTTTTTCCAACTCACTAACGATTTCTACACGCTCATCTTCTAATGCTTCTGAGTTCATTCCAGACGCAACTGAATCCGAATCATTAGCTAGACATCGTATCGAGTCGATTTCAGAATTGTCCAGTGCTCAGGATTTGATTAGCTatgcttctttcttggataagcagaagaaatcaattaCTGATGCTTTCGAGCTCACCAGACTGCACTTGATCCAGAGTGGTTGGTGTTCGGACCACGATTTGAACAATCTTCAGCTCCAACAGGATTCGTCGCTTTCACAGTTGGATACAAAGTTGatccaaattgaagagcGATTGAATCGCGAATTCGGTGTTTCATTGTTGACCAATGTCACCAACAGTAAAAACAAAAACGTAGCAAATTCCAGCAAACTCAAGAGCCAGGCACAGAGAGTCGTCAAAGACTCAAAGGAGATGCCCATCAGTCCTAGCTTGAAGGTTTTAGAGAGCAGATGCTTTTCGTTCACGGATAGCTTCACATCATAGAATTTCTAAGGATTTCTCTGTATGGCAgatttcttcgatttcatTCCACAATAAGCTCTTTAGATTTGAAAAACGGCGAAAGGCTGGTTGAAGCAGGGAAGCCTGAAATAGTGTTATCCCGCAGCTCAGGGTCTTCAGCTACAATTCACACGCATTTAATGATTTTTATACTTTATGTCAATTACGACTCGGGGGATTCATAAGTTACTACATATTCACAGGCGATTGCCAGAGCAGACTTGGCTACTGCAACTACAATAGCAGCTACACTAGGAGCCATAGCTATAGCTACAGCTACTACATTATACCACTGCTCATAGACCACATTATAGATTTTTGTCTCAATATACAAGCAAGCGAACACTCTGTAGATTAAAATAGCTGGAATTATCCCAATATAGAAGCTCCCATGCCAGATTAGACCTGAAATGACTCAGCTGATTACACTTGGGCTGTCTAAGGCTACAAGGCGTGTGCCAGCAGGCCCCCACAATGGGTAGTTTGGACATGTGCCAATATTCAGGCTTGTGTCTTCTAGAAACGCTACAGTATGAATGTGCCTTAATAAACGTCAATTACAATTCCATTGGCTGTTTCTTTAGGCAAACATTGATGCACACAAGTCTACATGCTCCTCCCTGAAGATGCTTTATCAGCGGATTATTGGATGATATCGTGAAAAATCACCCCATATCtgtaattcttctttgggCGTTGGTGAGAAGCATTTAGTCAGAGGCTGCGAAAAGCCACCACTAAGACTTACCACGCCTTAAATTAGACTACTCAGATGGGTTATAAATGATTTATAGAGGTATCATAGCAGAGAATAGCATGGCGGAATCGAGAATTACGGAATTAAATCAACAAGCAGTGAATTCGATTTAGCACATATCCGAAATCCGCATCACTGCCGGTTGGTGCAACTCCAAGCAAGCCATGTTCAGGATAACTGTTGAGATAGCCTATCGTCTCGTCTGACTTGCTCGACTGAAGATCTGACGTCGACTCACGTCAAAGTGCTTAACCAGCAAACTAGTCGGCATATGAATGACAACAATAGGCTAGGATCTACACTACGGAGGAATAGTCTTTGTCAGCCTCCGGCTAGCTTCTAGACACAGCTTATGACGTCTCATCACGAGTTATATCGTTACATCGTTATCACGACATTTCGTTGTATCGTTACATGGTTACTTCATCACGTCGTCAAGCAGATGCACACCATGGTATTCGTGATGTGGAGCAGGGAGATTCGATAAAACGATAATTTCAAGACTTGAAATATGAGACGTTGGTTCATGTAGAAAATGGAACATACTATCACATTGAATTGCCGTGCAACCAACGAAGCAGACTTCGGTAGAGTCACCAATCATAATCATAGAGATAACACGCTGGAGATAAGAGGTTTCATATGGGAGGTAGGGGATTCATCACAGAGCGCCGCTGTATCCGTACAGTCACCAGCGGTTTCCAAAACAGTTATAATGCATTATAACTGGTTCACAGATCGTTACATAAAGCACTTGAAAGGTATCAAAGTCAAAAGACTCTAAATCACTTATCTTTCTCTACATTTTTACATTCTCATTTATAGTGTTTCGAAAACGCAGAATCCAACTATGCTACGGGATTAGAGCAAACTTAGTATGAGGACGTGTTTCGAGCTTTATCTGGCTTTCCTTTTCCCCTCCAATCATTCATTAAAGCGAATGGTGCAGTGAATAGGAAGCGTTCGtatcaaagaagaaagtaatcaacttcttgaaaaattttcactacGAAAGAAATTTATAGTGGGCCAAAGAAAGGCTATATGCAGACGCTGCAGCAGTATAATAAACGGTTGCAACTTTCTAGGGCTATTGGCCGTATTCGCCAATTACAAGATAAATGCACTAAAGATTGTGCAAATGATGTTCCAATAGATATGATTTCATTATTTGACCAAAATGAGGCAAGTTGGCTATACTTGCACTTCCAAATGTATACATCTTTTCTTATTGTGCGTTTCTACAAACGGTTATCTATGCCTATATAATACAATTGTATATGCCGTTATTATACTGATCTAGTTTTCTTCCGCAGATTCTatgtctttccttttgTTGTACTTAAGCATCATTTCCTCATGCTTCCGCTTCTTTTCTCCGGCAGAAACCAGCTTTTTATGCCTTCTACTAGTCTCATGAATCTTCCAACTTTCTTCACCTACGGCGATGAGTGGTTTACCCTCTTTATCTTTGCAGACAGGGCACTCGTAGTGCTTCCAGTTGGATTCTGATCCAAGAACTTTGTTACTACTGAAGTTTTCAAAAAAATCCTGACCCGGAATCAACTCTTTTAAATGTTCGGGAGCTTGAGGCTCGGTTACAGACTTGGGACCATTACTCAAGAACTGTTCAGCTATCTTGATACCAATTTTTCCTACGTTTTCCTGCCACTTGCTAAGATCACTAGCGTCCAATAAATACATCTTCCCACCATACTTAAACCCAAAACGTGATTCTTTCTGAAGCTCTACTGAGAGTAACTTGCGAATCCATTTCACTTGATATTTGGCATACTGGCGAGTTCGGATCTTCATCCTTTCAACACCATTGTCAAACAACAGCTTTTGGCTCTTGCCATCTTCTAGCCACGGCAAGAACTCCTTGAAGCCAATCACTTGCCAAATCCCACTAGAGCAATCAGGTTTCGGATCCAGTTTCTCGAAGAAGTCGTACatttcttcgatttcagTTTGTGCACCCAGCTCCATCATGCTATCCACCCTCTTATCCAAACGCTCTTTCAATACATCAGGATCTGAATATACCCAAAACAATAAGGTGTTGTACTTCAACGAACTTTCACCAAGCTCCTCAATTTTCTGTTCATGATATATAGTCGACGGTTTCTCTCCTGTTTTGTAGTAGATTTCAAGAGCTCGCCTCAACTTACGCTTGTCTTGAGGATGGAATTTCTCTGATATCACCGGATCTATATTCTTTAAAGTTTCAAATAGTATTTCCACTGGACCATTTAGAATTTCAAGCTGGTCTCCACTGAGCTGGATTTCACCTTTTCCTTCCTCGCTTCCTTCAGGACTCTGCGCTATCGTCTTATTGTTGAATAGTAAGTTCTGCAAGTAGTAATGTGTACCTCCTATTACAATAGGAACTTTACCTCTACTATGAATGTCGTCGATTGCAGCGTTCGCTTCTTTGGAAAACCGGTGAATAAAATACTCTTCATTCCACTGAACATGGTTCATTACATGATGAGGTATGCCCATTCGCTCATCCATAGGATGCTTGTTTGTTATAATCTCAAGTCCTCTATAAACTTGCATGGAGTCTGCATTGATGATTTCTCCATTGATTTCCTTGGCCAAATCTATGCTAAACTTGTTGTGTTAATATTCATGATGATAATCCCTTCActctcatctcatctcattAAGTACTTACTTGCGATTTGCCTACTCCGGTAGTGCCAACTATGCTGATGATATTTTTTTTAGACTGAGTCATGATCAAATTCCTGAAATACTTGAAATACAGTGTTAACATGAATTCTATTTCATTAAGGTGACATTTACTTGTCCTATACTATCATTATAACTACTTTATCAAGGTTTCTGTTTGtatgaagtgaaaaaataGTTACCCGCACTAGACCCCACAAAAACCCACAAAAACTAGACATAATTCTTAAAGACTTACAATTCAGTCAAACTTGATGCCCTGGTCTGGACTCCATATACCAGGCTTAGTTATGGGAGCCCCAACACTTGTTGCACGagtctcttcttctacctCTTTGCGCaatctttccatttctcGACTTTCATGAACAGAAGTTGGACTGAGTTCTTCGTCATATCCATGTGAATGTTGAGATGGACCAGACCTGAACAGTTTGCTGATGGTAAGTTCTAGTTCTCTGCTCTCTAAGCGTCGTTGATTAAGATAATCTTCACACTCACTTAGTACTCCGTTGCCTTTGACCAAAAAGtcattgtagaatttcGATCCCTCGCTCAAGTTAGAGATTACCTCTAGATACTTGGAGTAAACAGCCTCAAGCAACTGTAGTGCTTCTTTTCGTTTAACCTGCGAGTCACTACTTCTGGTGTTGTAGTCAGAAATAAAGCGGCTGTTCAAGGTATCTATATCGTTTTCCAACGAGATCTGGGTACTTTTAGTGCTCTCCATGAATTTCATCTCTTTGCTGAAGAGCTTGATATGTTTGTCGTAGACTACTTCAAACGATCTCTCATTtacatttccattttcatcgTACATCTCATTTTGTTTCAGcttgaactcttcaatcACGCTAGGCAAGATATTGTGTTCTCGAGCCTTCAACTCTACTTGCAGAAGAAACCTTTTGCGTTGTTCTTCTAGTACAGATACCTGATTTACGGCGT from Scheffersomyces stipitis CBS 6054 chromosome 2, complete sequence encodes the following:
- a CDS encoding predicted protein (go_funtion tRNA isopentenyltransferase activity; ATP binding~go_process tRNA processing); amino-acid sequence: MLTSYFKYFRNLIMTQSKKNIISIVGTTGVGKSQFSIDLAKEINGEIINADSMQVYRGLEIITNKHPMDERMGIPHHVMNHVQWNEEYFIHRFSKEANAAIDDIHSRGKVPIVIGGTHYYLQNLLFNNKTIAQSPEGSEEGKGEIQLSGDQLEILNGPVEILFETLKNIDPVISEKFHPQDKRKLRRALEIYYKTGEKPSTIYHEQKIEELGESSLKYNTLLFWVYSDPDVLKERLDKRVDSMMESGAQTEIEEMYDFFEKSDPKPDCSSGIWQVIGFKEFLPWLEDGKSQKSLFDNGVERMKIRTRQYAKYQVKWIRKLLSVELQKESRFGFKYGGKMYLLDASDLSKWQENVGKIGIKIAEQFLSNGPKSVTEPQAPEHLKELIPGQDFFENFSSNKVLGSESNWKHYECPVCKDKEGKPLIAVGEESWKIHETSRRHKKSVSAGEKKRKHEEMMLKYNKRKDIESAEEN